From the genome of Chroococcidiopsis sp. SAG 2025:
AAGAAACCTCACTGCTTGTTGGCAATCAGTGCTACTAGCCAATCGAGATGGGGGTGCGAATGCTGTTGTTAACGCTTGCTGATTTTGGGCGGCACGACTGCTATAAGCATTGTCTATCTACGTTACTGTAGCTATAACAAAGCTACTGGAAAATAGAAATTTCTGTTTCCCAGTAGACATCTCCAAAATAGTATATTCTAAGGTAGAAGAATATCAAAACAAGTTTTTTACACGAAAACATGAGTCATATACTGAGTTACATTGAATCGAATCCTCAAAAAACCCAGAGATTGATAGGTTTGAGACACGAGCAGTTACAAATATTAATCAAAAATGTCACGAGATTACACAATGAAAAACAAGCTTTATCAGAAGCTAAGAAAACTAGAATTATTGCAGGTGGAGGTGGTAGAAAACCTAAATTGTCACTCGAAGAACAAATAATTTTAACTTTGGTTTATCTTCGGCATCTGACAACATTTCAATTGCTGGATATCCAGTTTGGGGTAAGTGAGTCTACTGCAAATGAGACATTTAATTATTGGTTACCACTCTTGGAAGAATTATTACCATCTAGTTTAATTGAACAAGTGAAAAAACAGAATCTGATGCTGAACTAGTTCAAGAAATGCTCACAGAATATGAATTAATAGTAGACAGCTACGAGCAAGTCAGGGAAAGACCTAGAGACAATAAAGAACAAAAAAGATATTATTCCGGTAAGCGAAGTACTCATACATTTAAAACTCAAATGATTATTTTGCCACTTGGTAGAGATATCGTTGATGTTGTGGCTGGAGAACCAGGACCAAAAAGCGATATAACTTTGTTCCGAGAAAACCGTGATAACTTCACTCCAGCACAAAAAATTAAGGGGGATTTAGGCTATCTAGGAGAAGATTTAATTGACACTCCGATTAAAACACCGCGAAATGGCAAACTAACAACAGATCAGAAAAAAGCAAATCAGGAGTTTTCGTCTAAGCGACTATTTGTTGAACACCGCATCCGTTCGGTCAAAATATTTCGAGTTGCCCAAGAAAGATTTAGGTTAAATCCCAAAAAATATGAACGAGTAATTCGGGCAATTTGTGGATTAGTTAGACTCCGAATTGGAACGCTAATATTACCTATGTAAAAAACTGCAAACTCACCAAACAAAAATCGTTTAGTTTTGCATATTTTTCTTTCTATACTTCACTCAAACTATCTCAAAACCTGAGTGTATCATAGAACTCGCTGTTTTTTGAGTTGAACGAGCGCGGACTATAAACTAGTCATGTCAATGAATTGAAGATTTTTGGAGATGTCTAATCCATTAGTTATTTATATTCATGGCTGATTGTCATTTTTGGTTCCATTACTTGTCGCGTCTTAGAGTTCCGCACATTTCCTAATTTTTGTGTTTTTTTCCTAAGTTTTATATTTTATTGCTCTTTTTCAACTTATTTCAACTCAGCGCATTCTAAACTACAGAACTTAAACAAGAGAATAGTCCTGGAAGGTTAATATGCGTTGGCGAAAGAGATTCTCCCTACTGAGCTTGTTGCTAGTAGCGAGTTTAACTGCGGTATTGCTATCAACAAACCTATTATCTCC
Proteins encoded in this window:
- a CDS encoding transposase family protein, with the translated sequence MLTEYELIVDSYEQVRERPRDNKEQKRYYSGKRSTHTFKTQMIILPLGRDIVDVVAGEPGPKSDITLFRENRDNFTPAQKIKGDLGYLGEDLIDTPIKTPRNGKLTTDQKKANQEFSSKRLFVEHRIRSVKIFRVAQERFRLNPKKYERVIRAICGLVRLRIGTLILPM
- a CDS encoding transposase family protein encodes the protein MRHEQLQILIKNVTRLHNEKQALSEAKKTRIIAGGGGRKPKLSLEEQIILTLVYLRHLTTFQLLDIQFGVSESTANETFNYWLPLLEELLPSSLIEQVKKQNLMLN